GCCTGGCGCTGCCCAAGACCTGGTCCTCGCCCACCATGTCCCCCCACTGCGCGGACGAGGCCAAGTATGGCATCGTCGCCAAGGTGGTCAGCCATTTCGAGGATCTCCAGGCCAAGGGCGCGCTCGTCACCGGCCAGAAGATCCGCGACCTTGTGACGGTGAACGGCGTGCGCGTCACCACCGAGGACGGCTCCTGGGGCCTGGTGCGCGCCTCCTCCAACAAGCCGGAACTGGTGGTGGTGGTGGAAAGCCCCGTCTCCGAGGCGCGCATGCGCGAGATGTTCGAGGCGGTGGATTCCGTGCTGCGCACCCACCCGGAAGTGGGCGAGTACAACCAAAAGATCTAAGGCCACCTCAGATTTATCGAAAGTGGGATGGCAAGCCGGCTTGCGTCCGGCCGCCGTTCGACGCACTCTGTTGCACTGCACCCAATGCGGCGCAACGGCCCTGCTCCGGCAGGGTCAGGGAGGACCAGTCCGGCCGGCTCCGCCGGGCTGGCACAGGCTCATCGGCCGGCGCATGCCGGCTGGTGCAAGCTTTAGGGAGTAGATGCGCGGGGAGTTCGGGCTTCGGCCAGGACAGAGCGAGACCTGTCCGAAGTCGGCGGCAGCCGGGATCGTGAAGGTTCCGGCGCGGCGCAAGGGCGAGAGCACGGGGAGATGCGGACCGCATCTGTCCAGCGTCCGTCGCCCGCGGCGCGCGTGCCGTCCAGCTCCGCTCGCGACCGGATCAGAGTTGAACCATGCCTCTCACGCCCGACGGCCTTTTGAACTTTCTCGACGCCCACGGTATCGCGGCCACCACCCACTCCCACCCGCCGGTGCACACCGTGGCGGAGTCGCAGGCGCTGAGGGGCGAGATTCCTGGCCTCCACACCAAAAATCTGTTCCTGCGAGACTCCAAGAAGAACTACTTCCTGGTGGCGATCGAGGAAGGGACGCCCGTGGACCTCAAAGGTCTGCGATCGAAGATCGGTGCGAAGGGCGGCCTGTCCTTCGGCTCGGCGGAAGCGCTCTATGAGAAACTGGGCGTGCTGCCCGGCGCGGTGACGCTGCTGGCCGCTGCCAACGATCCCCAACGCGAAGTCACCGTCGCCATCGACGAGGTGCTGCTGGCGGCGCCTTATGTGAATTGCCACCCCCTCACCAACGAGAAGACCACCACGCTGGCGCCCAGCGAGTTGCTGCGCTTCCTGGCCGTCACCGGCCACGAGCCGCTGCGCATCTCGCTGGTGGAAGAGGCGGTGGCGGTCTGAGGGGCTGAGGGCGCGCGGCTGCGCCGGACGGAGCGCATTTCCAAGCGCAGCAGGACCGCTTCGCGTGAGGAAAAAGCGTTAAAACAAGCAGATAGGGCGCTGCCGCTTTTCCATGGAACGCTGAAGCGCTCGCGCGTGCCGGCGCCCGGCCCGTCCGGCGTCTCACGCCCTGGACCGATTGGGCTCCCTTCGAGGGGGCCCCCGCATCCGGTCTTTGGGGGCGACGACCGGATGCGGGGTTCCCCGCACGGACGCGCGGCTTGGGTGGGGCCTTGGGTCGCGCGGCCGGGGGATGGCAGGGGGCAAAGAGCGCCCACTGCCGATGAGCCTTACCAGCCCACCAGTGGACACTGTTTCCTTCCCAAAGGGAAGCCCCCGCATCCGGTGGAAGGGGGCGGTGACCGGATGCGGGGTTCTCCGCCAGCGCCCGGCCCGGTTGCGGTCTGGCCGGGCGCTGGAGAAGAGGGAAGAGGGCGCGCAGCGCCCCGTGAAACGCCGCCTCACTGCGCTGCCGGCACCGCCGGCGGCTGCGCCGCCGCAGCGGCAGGAACGGCAGGCGCAGGCGCGCCCAGCTTCACCCGGAACCAGGCGGCATACATGGCCGGCACCGACACCAGGGTGAGCACGGTCGCCACCAGGAGGCCGCCCATGATGGTGATGGCCATGGGCCCCCAGAACACAGAATGGGTCAGCGGGATCATGCCCAGAACCGCCGCCAGCGCGGTCAGCACCACTGGTCGGGCCCGCCGCAAGGTGGCGTCCACGATGGCCTCCGCCGGGGCATGGCCGGCGGCGATGTCCGTGTCGATCTGATCCACCAGGATCACAGTGTTGCGCATGATCATGCCGGCGAGCGCGATCAGCCCCAGCAGCGCCACGAAGCCGAAGGGCTGGTGGCTGACCAGGAGCGCGGCGGTGGCGCCGATGAGCCCGAGCGGCGCGGTCACCAGCACCAAAGCGAGGCGCGAGAAGCTCTGGAGCTGGACCATCAGGATGGACAGCATGGTGATGATCATGAGCGGGAACACGGCGGCCAGCGCCTTGTTGGCCTTGGCGCTCTCCTCCACCGAGCCGCCCACCTCCACCCGGTAGCCGGTCGGCAGGCCGGCTTTCAGCGCCGACAGGTTGGGCAGGATGCGGGCGGTGACGTCGGGAGCCTGCACGCCGTCCTTGATGTCCGCCCGCACGGTCAGCACCAGGTCGCGGTCGCGCCGCCACAGGATCGGCTCCTCGGTGGCATAGAGGATGCGCGCCACTTGCCCCAGCGGCACGGCCACGCCGTTGCGGGTGCCGACCGTGAGGGTGGCGAGCTTTTCCAGGTCGATGCGCTCTTCCGGCACGGCGCGCGCCACCACGTCGATGAGCAGATTGCCCTCGCGGTGCTGGGTCACGGTATAGCCGGAGAGCAAGGTCTGGAGCGTCTGCGCCATGTCGGTGGAGGTCAACCCGATGGCGCGGGCGCGGTCCTGGTCCACTTCCAGGGTGATGGACTTCACCCGCTCGCCCCAATTGAGGTGCGGATCGATCACCGCCGGGTCGCGCGCCACCACGGTGCGCACATCCTCGGCGATCTGGCGCACCAGGATGGGATCGGGGCCGACCACACGGAACTGCACGGGGAAGCCCACCGGCGGGCCGAACACGAAGCGGTCGACGCGGGCCCGCGCCTCGCTCAGCGCGCCCTCGGCGATGTCGGCATCGAGCTTGTCCTTCAGACGATCGCGGGCCTCGGTGTCCTTGGTGACGATGACGATCTCGGCGAAGTTGGGATTGGGCAGCACCGGATTGAGGCCCAGCCAGAAGCGCGGCGTGCCTTGCCCCACATAGGTGGTGGCGGTGACCACGTCCGGATCGCCGGCGAACAGGGCCTCCGCCTTGCGGGCGGTGGCCTCGGTCACCGAGATGGAGGTGCCTTCGGGCAGGCGCATCTGCAGAAACAGCTCGGAGCGCGTGGAGGTGGGGAAGAATTGCTGCTGCACCGCCCCGAAGCCCACCACCGAGAGGGCGAACAGGCCGAAGGTGACGCCGATCACCAGGAAGCGGCGGCGCAGGCAGAAGCCGAGCACCCCGCGCAGCAGCCGGTAGAGCCGACCGTCATGCAGATCATGACCGCCATGGCCGCCGGCACCGGCCTTCTTCTTGAAGTCGGGCAGCAGCATGTAACCCAGATAGGGCGTGAAGATCACCGCCACGAACCAGGAGGCGATCAGCGCAATGCCCACCACCCAGAAGATGCCGCCGGCATATTCGCCCGACGACGACTTGGCGAAGCCCACCGGCAGGAAGCCGGCCGCCGTCACCAGCGTGCCGGTGAGCATGGGAAAGGCGGTGGAGCTCCAGGCGAAGGTGGCCGCGCTCGCCCGATCGAAGCCTTCCTCCATCTTCACCACCATCATCTCGATGGCGATGATGGCGTCGTCCACCAGCAGACCGAGCGCGATGATGAGGGCGCCCAGCGTGATGCGGTGGAGGTCCATGTCCATGGACAGCATGACCACGAACACGATGGCGAGCACGAGGGGCACGGAGAGCGCCACCACGATGCCGGTGCGCCAGCCCAGCGACAGGAAGGACACCACCAGCACTATCACCAGCGCCTCGGCAAACGTGCGCAGGAACTCACCGACGGAGAGCGAGACGATGTGCGGCTGGTCGGCCACCTGCGTCACGTCGATGCCCACGGGCAGGTCGGCGATGGCCTTGTCCATGGCCGCCTTCACATCCTCGCCCCAGGTGATGATGTTCTCGCCCGCCTCCATGGTGACGCCGATGCCCACCGCATCCCGGCCGTTCTGGCGAATGAGGAAGGAGGCGGGGTCCTCATATCCGCGCCGCACCGTGGCGATGTCGCCCAGGCGGAACACCGCATTGCCCGCCGCCACCGGAACGGCGGCGATGGCCTCGGGCCCGGAAAAGGCGCCGGACAGGCGCAGATTGATGCGGTCCGCCTTGGTGTCCACGGCGCCGCCCGAGACCACCGCATTCTGCCGTGCCACGGCGTCGAACACCTGCTGCGGGGTGATGCCGAGGGTGGCCAGGCGCGCGTGGCTGAACTCGATATAGATGCGCTCGGGCCGCTCGCCGATAATGTCCACCTTCTGCACGCCGGGCACCCGGCGCAGCTTCTGGCGGATGATCTCCGCCTGCCGCTTCAGCTCGGCGGGGGCGACCTGGTCGCCGGAGAGCATGTAGAGATTGGAATAGACGTCGCCATATTCGTCGTCGAAGAAGGGACCGACCACGCCGGACGGCAACTCGTCCTTCATGTCGTCCACCTTCTTGCGCACCTGGTACCACAGGGGCTTCACGTCCGAGGCGGGGGTGGAATCTTTCAAGGTCACCTGGATGAAGCTGACGCCCGGGCGGGAATAGGTCTCCACCCGCTCCAGATGGGCGAGGCTCTGGAGCTTCTTCTCGATGGGGTCGGCCACCAGTTCCTGCATCTGGGTGGAGGTCGCGCCCGGCCAGACCGCGCTCACCACCATGACCTTGATGGTGAAGGAGGGATCCTCCGCCCGGCCCAGGTTGAAGTAGGCAAAGACCCCCGCCGCCGCCACCAGGAGAATGGCGAACAAGGTCAAAGCGCGGTGGGTGATGGCAAGGCGCGAGAGGTTGAAGCCGCCGGTGGGCGCGCCGTGGGATGCGTCGTCTGACATGGATCCGTCCCCGCCGCTCACTTGGAGGATGCGGCAGGCGTGGCGCGGGCCACGTCCACCTTGGCGGGCACCGTGCGCACAACACGGCCAGGGTCCAGCGTCTGGACGCCCATGGTCACCACCTGCTCGCCGCCATTCAGCCCCTCCGACACCAGGGCAGAATCCGACGTGTAGCCGGCGACCGTCACGGGCCGCGCCTCCAGGGTATGAGTGGTGGGATCGACCACGAAGACGCGCGGCCCCGCGCCCTTGTCGAACACCGAGGAGAGCGGCAGGCGCGCCACCTTGGGCACATGGGTGGGATGCAGGATGACGAAGGTGGTCATGCCCAGCGCCACTGTGTCGTCGGCATTCTCGATGCTGAAGCGGGCGGCATAGGTGCGGCTGGTGGCATCCGCCTGGGGGGACAGCTCGCGCAGGCGGGCCTTGAACACCCGGTCGGGCTCGGCCCAGAGGGTGACCGTGGCAGTATCGGTACGGGCGGAAGCCAGCGCCGTCTCCGGCAGGGCGACGGCCGCCTCCTTCTCGTCCAAGCGGGCGATGCGCGCCACCGTCTGGCCGGCGGTGACCACTTGGCCGGGCTCGGCGGACGTGGTCATGACCACGCCGTCCGCATCGGCCTTCAGGTCGGTATAAGCAAGCTGGTTGCGGGCAAGGTCGAGGGAGCGGCGGGCGCGCTCCAGCCGGCCGGCGGCCTCCTCCTTGGCCACCGACTTGCGGTCCAGGTCCGCATTGGAGGCAAAGCCCCGCGCGGTGAGGGTGCGATAACGCCCGTCCTCGGCCGCCGTCTGGGCGAGATTGGCGGTGGCGGCGGCGAACTCGGCCTCCGCGCTTTCCAGTTGCAGGCGCAGGTCCTGCGGGTCGAGGGTGGCGATCACCTGGCCCGCCTGCACCCGTTGACCCACATCCACGAACCGCTGCACCACCTTGCCGCCCACGCGGAAGGACTGGTCGATCTCGCGGCGGGCCCGCACCACGCCCACGAAGCTCTTGTCGGCTTCGAGAGGGGTCAGCGCCACCGTGATCACCTGCACCGGCCGGGCGGGCGGACCGGCCTCCTCGGCGGGGGCCGGATCCCCGCAGCCGGCCAGCAGCAGGCCGAACCCAATCACGGGCAAGAGGCGCAGCAAGAACGCGCGCCCGGAGGCGGGCTGGACCGGATCAGGGGACGTGAAAGCGGGCATGGCGCGAAGTCCGGTTCAACGAGGTGAAGGGTTACGTATCATCACTGACGAAAGTTCATTTTCGTCAGAAAAAAGGTACAAAAATCCCTGCGCGGGCGGGCGCCGGGGTCAGACCGGGGTCGGCGCGAGGGCGCCGAGGAGGAAGCGCATGGTGGCCCGAAGCTGGGCCTCCAGGTCCTCGTCGATGCACTGGACCACCAGCACCGGGTGGCAGAACCGCACCATGCAGCCCATGATGATCTCGGAGACATCGGCGCTGTCACAGGCGCGAAAGACCCCATCCGCCGTGCCCTGCGCGAGCACCTGGGCGATCATAGCCTTGATGTTTTCCTTGTGGGCCTCGATCGAGCTCCAATTGTTCTCCATGGCGACCAGGACCATGTCATGCACCCGCCGCTCCACCAGGAAATTGTCCCGGTGGTAGCGCAAGATGGCGATGAACATGTCTTCCAGCCGCTGGCCCGGGGGCAGGTCGGCCCGCGCGATCTCCCGCGTCTCCTGCTCGATCTCGCCGAGGCAGCGGTTGCAGATGGTTTCGACGATGGCGGTCTTGGAAGGGAAGAAGCGATAGACATTGGCCGGCGACATGCCGAGCTCGGCGGCGATGTCTGCCACCGCCGTCTTGGCAAATCCCATGCGGCGAAACAATTCCTCCGCCACCCGCGCGATGCGCTCGCGGGTTTCGTCCGCCGTCTCCTTGGGCCGTGTCACTGCCATGGGGTCTTCCAATCTGAATTCTGATGAATATCGAAATTCATCAGAAATACGCAAGGGGAATTTTCGCGGCGTCCCGCTGCCGCCTCTCCCAGCGGCCCGAACGGCCGCCCCATCCCTTGGGAGTCACACAGGAAAATCCTCGGCAACAAAAAAGCCCTCCCCCGGGGCCGGGAGAGGGCTTCAAGCCTCCCAAGGCGGCGCGCGCCTCAGCCGATGGTCATCAGCGAGGCATTGCCGCCGGCGGCGGCCGTGTTGGTGCTGATGGAGCGCTCCTCCAGCAGCCATTCCAGCGGATAGTCGGCCCCCTCCCCCAGTTCCGAGGCGGAGAGCCCGTGCACCGCCACCAGCGGCCCGTCCCTTTCCGCCAATTGCCGGTCGAGGGCGAGCAAGGTGTCGGCATCGCCCTCGAACAGCACCGCATCAAGTCGCCCCTCCGGCAGGCCGCGCACCCGCGTGAGGCGGGTGGCGACGGCGGCCGGCAGGCCTTCCAGCAAACCGTCGAGGGAGGTCGGGGCATCCAGCAGGACCCGATTGCCCGCCGCCAGCGCCGCCCCCACCTGGAGCACCAGGCCGAGCGAGGTGGCGGGATGGCACAGCACCGTGCCGCGGGCCTTCAGCGCATAGAGGTTGGATTCGCCCACCGGCCCCGCCAGCTCCTGCACCCGGCCGGGCAAGGCCCGCTCCGCCAGCCGCGCGCAGCGGGCGACCACCGCCTCGGGCACGCCCTTGGCAGAGAGGTGCGCGCCCCAGGCCAACGCGGCGGCGTCCGGCGCCGGTGCGGTGCCTTCGGACGGCGCATAAGGCGGGCGCACCGCCAGCAGCCGGTTCACATAAAGCGGCCCGCCTGCCTTGGGGCCGGTGCCGGACAGGCCGTGCCCGCCAAAAGGCTGCACGCCCACCACGGCGCCGATGAGGTTGCGGTTCACATAGAGATTGCCGGCGCTGGCGCGGGCGGTGACCTCGGCGATGGTCTCGTCGATGCGGGTGTGAAGGCCGAAGGTGAGCCCATAGCCGGTGGCCGCGATGGCCTGAAGCAGCCCGTCCCGGTCCTCGCGGGCATAGCGCACCACATGCAGCACCGGGCCGAACACCTCGCGGGTGAGCGCGCCGATGGCATCGATCTCGATGAGGGTCGGGGCGACGAAGGTGCCGTGGCGGCATTCCTCCGGCAGGGGCGCCTCCTCGATGGCAAAGCCCTTTTCCCGCATGGCAGCCACATGGGCGAGGATGCCCTCCCGCGCCCCGGCGGTGATGACCGGCCCCACATCTGTGGCGAGCCGCGCGGGATTGCCGATGCGCAATTCCTTGAGCGCGCCGCGCAGCATAGCCAGCGTGCGGTCGGCGATCTCCTCCTGGAGGCACAGGATGCGCAGGGCCGAGCAGCGCTGGCCGGCGGAATCGAAGGCGGAGGCGATCACATCCGCCACCACCTGTTCCGCCAGAGCGGAGGAATCCACCACCAGGGCATTCTGCCCGCCGGTCTCGGCAATGAGGGGGATCGGCCGGCCATCGGGAGCCAGGCGCTGCGCGAGCGTCGCGCGGATGAGGCGGGCGACTTCTGTCGAGCCGGTGAACATGACGCCCCGCACGCCGGGATCGGCCACCAGGGCCGCCCCCACCGTGCCATCGCCCGGCAGGAGGATGAGCGCGCCGGGGGGAACGCCGGC
This genomic interval from Aquabacter sp. L1I39 contains the following:
- a CDS encoding efflux RND transporter permease subunit produces the protein MSDDASHGAPTGGFNLSRLAITHRALTLFAILLVAAAGVFAYFNLGRAEDPSFTIKVMVVSAVWPGATSTQMQELVADPIEKKLQSLAHLERVETYSRPGVSFIQVTLKDSTPASDVKPLWYQVRKKVDDMKDELPSGVVGPFFDDEYGDVYSNLYMLSGDQVAPAELKRQAEIIRQKLRRVPGVQKVDIIGERPERIYIEFSHARLATLGITPQQVFDAVARQNAVVSGGAVDTKADRINLRLSGAFSGPEAIAAVPVAAGNAVFRLGDIATVRRGYEDPASFLIRQNGRDAVGIGVTMEAGENIITWGEDVKAAMDKAIADLPVGIDVTQVADQPHIVSLSVGEFLRTFAEALVIVLVVSFLSLGWRTGIVVALSVPLVLAIVFVVMLSMDMDLHRITLGALIIALGLLVDDAIIAIEMMVVKMEEGFDRASAATFAWSSTAFPMLTGTLVTAAGFLPVGFAKSSSGEYAGGIFWVVGIALIASWFVAVIFTPYLGYMLLPDFKKKAGAGGHGGHDLHDGRLYRLLRGVLGFCLRRRFLVIGVTFGLFALSVVGFGAVQQQFFPTSTRSELFLQMRLPEGTSISVTEATARKAEALFAGDPDVVTATTYVGQGTPRFWLGLNPVLPNPNFAEIVIVTKDTEARDRLKDKLDADIAEGALSEARARVDRFVFGPPVGFPVQFRVVGPDPILVRQIAEDVRTVVARDPAVIDPHLNWGERVKSITLEVDQDRARAIGLTSTDMAQTLQTLLSGYTVTQHREGNLLIDVVARAVPEERIDLEKLATLTVGTRNGVAVPLGQVARILYATEEPILWRRDRDLVLTVRADIKDGVQAPDVTARILPNLSALKAGLPTGYRVEVGGSVEESAKANKALAAVFPLMIITMLSILMVQLQSFSRLALVLVTAPLGLIGATAALLVSHQPFGFVALLGLIALAGMIMRNTVILVDQIDTDIAAGHAPAEAIVDATLRRARPVVLTALAAVLGMIPLTHSVFWGPMAITIMGGLLVATVLTLVSVPAMYAAWFRVKLGAPAPAVPAAAAAQPPAVPAAQ
- a CDS encoding prolyl-tRNA synthetase associated domain-containing protein, with translation MPLTPDGLLNFLDAHGIAATTHSHPPVHTVAESQALRGEIPGLHTKNLFLRDSKKNYFLVAIEEGTPVDLKGLRSKIGAKGGLSFGSAEALYEKLGVLPGAVTLLAAANDPQREVTVAIDEVLLAAPYVNCHPLTNEKTTTLAPSELLRFLAVTGHEPLRISLVEEAVAV
- a CDS encoding TetR/AcrR family transcriptional regulator, with the translated sequence MAVTRPKETADETRERIARVAEELFRRMGFAKTAVADIAAELGMSPANVYRFFPSKTAIVETICNRCLGEIEQETREIARADLPPGQRLEDMFIAILRYHRDNFLVERRVHDMVLVAMENNWSSIEAHKENIKAMIAQVLAQGTADGVFRACDSADVSEIIMGCMVRFCHPVLVVQCIDEDLEAQLRATMRFLLGALAPTPV
- a CDS encoding efflux RND transporter periplasmic adaptor subunit, with amino-acid sequence MPAFTSPDPVQPASGRAFLLRLLPVIGFGLLLAGCGDPAPAEEAGPPARPVQVITVALTPLEADKSFVGVVRARREIDQSFRVGGKVVQRFVDVGQRVQAGQVIATLDPQDLRLQLESAEAEFAAATANLAQTAAEDGRYRTLTARGFASNADLDRKSVAKEEAAGRLERARRSLDLARNQLAYTDLKADADGVVMTTSAEPGQVVTAGQTVARIARLDEKEAAVALPETALASARTDTATVTLWAEPDRVFKARLRELSPQADATSRTYAARFSIENADDTVALGMTTFVILHPTHVPKVARLPLSSVFDKGAGPRVFVVDPTTHTLEARPVTVAGYTSDSALVSEGLNGGEQVVTMGVQTLDPGRVVRTVPAKVDVARATPAASSK